The following are encoded in a window of Arvicanthis niloticus isolate mArvNil1 chromosome 1, mArvNil1.pat.X, whole genome shotgun sequence genomic DNA:
- the Kctd21 gene encoding BTB/POZ domain-containing protein KCTD21, with protein MSDPITLNVGGKLYTTSLATLTSFPDSMLGAMFSGKMPTKRDSQGNCFIDRDGKVFRYILNFLRTSHLDLPEDFQEMGLLRREADFYQVQPLIEALQEKEVELSKAEKNAMLNITLKQRVQTVHFTVREAPQIYSLSSSSMEVFNANIFSTSCLFLKLLGSKLFYCSNGNLSSITSHLQDPNHLTLDWVANVEGLPEEEYTKQNLKRLWVVPANKQINSFQVFVEEVLKIALSDGFCIDSSHPHALDFMNNKIIRLIRYR; from the coding sequence ATGTCTGACCCCATTACACTGAATGTTGGGGGGAAACTCTACACAACCTCACTGGCAACCCTGACCAGCTTCCCTGACTCGATGCTGGGTGCCATGTTCAGTGGGAAGATGCCCACCAAGAGGGACAGCCAGGGTAACTGCTTCATTGACCGTGATGGCAAAGTGTTCCGCTATATCCTCAACTTCCTGCGGACCTCCCACCTGGATCTGCCAGAGGACTTCCAGGAGATGGGTCTGCTGCGCAGGGAAGCTGACTTCTACCAGGTACAGCCCCTGATTGAGGCCCTGCAGGAAAAGGAGGTAGAACTCTCCAAGGCAGAGAAGAACGCCATGCTCAACATCACACTGAAGCAGCGTGTGCAAACAGTCCACTTCACCGTGCGGGAGGCACCACAGATCTACAGCCTATCATCTTCCAGCATGGAGGTGTTCAACGCCAACATCTTCAGCACATCCTGCCTCTTCCTCAAACTCCTTGGGTCTAAGCTCTTCTACTGCTCCAATGGTAATCTCTCCTCTATCACCAGCCACTTGCAGGACCCTAACCACCTGACTCTTGACTGGGTGGCCAATGTGGAAGGCCTTCCAGAGGAAGAGTACACCAAGCAGAACCTCAAAAGGCTGTGGGTGGTACCTGCCAACAAGCAGATCAACAGCTTCCAAGTCTTTGTGGAGGAGGTGCTGAAGATCGCTCTGAGTGATGGATTCTGCATTGACTCTTCCCATCCACATGCTCTGGACTTTATGAACAATAAGATCATTCGGTTAATCCGATACAGGTAA